The genomic window GGGCGTCGATCATGCGCAGTTCGAGATGGCCGCGCGGGCGTACGGGCGGGAAGAGCGTCGTCATGTGGTACTCGAGATCGGCGCGCGCGGGCGGTCTCGGGGCCCCGGACCGCGTACCGTCCCGCAGCCACTGGCGGAAGGTGAGCCGGTCCGGGACGTGCCACGGCCCTTCCTCGGCGCGTACGCACATCACGGGGGTGTCGAGCACATGCGCCGCCCATGCGTCGCGCGGCGGCAGGCCCGCGGCGGGCGCGAGCGCCCGTCTCGGGTCCAGGTCCGCCCACAGGGCCTGCCGGGTGGACCGCCAGCCCGTGAGCCGGCCCGCCCCGGCCGGGGAGTTGGCGAAGATCGCCACCAGCACGGCGCCCAGCAGATGCGCCAACTGCCAGCGTCTGCCGAGCCCCAGAGGGCCGGGCTCCTCGAACCCCGCGTCCAGGCACACCTGTACGGACGCGGAGGAGCACATCATCGAGCGCCCCGCGGAGCCGGTGCGGTCGAGGAACGCCTCCATGGCGTCGTACCGGGGCTCGCGCAGCAGTCGGCGCGGAGGATGCCAGGGATCGTGGCCGAAACCGGCCAGAGCGAGGCCGGACGCGCCGAGCGCGGTCCGGACGGCCGCGAGATCCGCCGATGTGGAGTCGATGCACTCCATCAGGGACGCGGCGGGCAGCGAGCTGAGCTCCAGCTGACCGCCCGGCTCGAAGGTCAGAGCCGAGGCGAGGGGAATGTCCCGGAGCCCGGCGAAGGCCCGGTCGAGCCGCTCGGGCGCGACGGGCAGTGCGGGGTCGTGCAGTTCATGGACGAGCCATTCGAGTTCCACCCCGACGGTGCGGGGCGGGCCCGTCTTGAAGCAGATACATCGCAGCAGCTCTTCGGCGTCGCCCTCGGTGAGAGGCGGGCCTCCGGCGAGCGGCGGACCACTGCCGCCCTGCTCGCCGCCCCCGTAATCGGGTGCTGCCATGATCGACTCCTCCTGTCGCAGGGGCTGCTTTGTGTCGCATGCGCTGCTTTGTGTCGCAGGCACTCCGTCCACCTAAGCCACCGCCGACGGTTCGCACAAGAGTGCCCCTGCGGGGCGTAAGGGGGGCGTAATACGTTGCTGTCGCCCTGCTTGGTCGCTGAGGATTCCGGGCATCAGTGCACGTTTGAGGGGGATCGCGAAGCAGACCCTGGCGATCGTCGACGCAGGTCGCTACCGGGCACCGGGCGGCCACTCGGTGACGATCGGCGGGGAACTGTCCGCCGCGGTCGAAGGGACACGGATGTTCGGGCCCGGGCCAGTGCCGGTGATCCCCGACACGGACCGTTTCAGCGTATGCGAGGTCACCGGGGAGAGCAGCCCGGAGGCCGCTCGGCGCCTGCCGGCCCGGGATCCGGCCGCTGTCGCGGTCCTGGACGTGGCCTCGGCGCTCTGCGCCACGCTTCTGCGCGCCGCCAGGGTTCTGTGAACGCCACGGCGCGGACCACAGCCCCTGCTACTCCCTGCTACTCCGACCGGGTGATCCGGCCGGTGTCCGGGCGGCTTCGACGAGATCGGCCCCAGGGGGGCTCTCGTCAATTTCCCCAAAGAAATTCTGCAAAAATACTTTGGCGAAGTCGGCCATCCGCTCTACGCTGCGATCATGGTCAGTGAAGAGCGCACACGCGTGCTCGACCCCGAGCGCGACACGGCGGCCCTGAAAGCCCTCACCCACCCGCTGCGGATCCGGCTGCTCGGGCTGCTGCGGCTGGAAGGGCCCGCCACCGCCAGCGAGCTTGCCGTGCGCACCGGCGAGTCGTCGGCCTCCACCAGCTACCACCTGCGCGTGCTCGCCAAGTACGGCTTCGTCGCCGAGGCCGAGCACCGCGACGGGCGCGAGCGGCGATGGCGGGCGGTCCACGAGCTGACCTCGTGGAGCAACGAGGCGATGGAGGCATCGGCGGTGAGCCGGGCCTTCGTCTCCGCGAGCCGCTCGGCACAGCTCACCCACCTTGAGCAGACGCTCGCGCGGTACGTGGAGGACACGGCGGCGGGGCGGCTCGGCCCCGAGTGGGTCGAGCCGTCCGGCATCACCGACCTCGTGCTCCAGCTGACCCCGGAGTCCCTGACCGAGCTGCGGGCGGAGATCGGGCGGAAGGCCGGCGAACTGGCGGCGCGGGACACGGAAGACCCGCGCGCCCGTCAGGTCGTGCTCCTGTATGCCGGGCTGCCGCTCGCGGCGCGGGGCACAGGCACAGGCACGGGCACCGGCACCGGCACCGGCACCGGTACCGGCACCGGCACCGGTACGGGTACGGGTACCGGCACCGGCACCGGTACGGGTACGGGTACGGGTACGGGTACGGGCACCGCCACCGGCACGGGCACCGGGCAGGACGGCGCGGCCGAGGAGGGCGCCCGGTGACGCGGCGGCCGAGCGCGCCGCTCGACCCGGGCACCGCCCGCCGCCGGTTCACCGCCGTCACCTTCCTCTTCTGGCTCCCCGTCGGGCTCTACGCACCCTCACTCGTGCTGCTGCTCACCGAGCGCGGCCTCGGCCTCGCCACCGTCGCCGGGATGTTCGCCGTCCATTCCCTCACCGTCGCCGCCCTGGAGCTCCCCACCGGCGGGCTGTCCGACGTCGTCGGCCGCCGCCCCGTGCTGGCCGCCGCCGGTCTGCTCAACCTGACCGCCCTCGCGCTCCTCGCCCTCGGCACCGGCACCGCGGCCCTGGCGCTCGCCATGTTCCTGATGGGCACCGGCCGCGCCCTGTCCAGCGGACCGGCCGAAGCCTGGTACGTCGACACGGTGCAGGCCCACTCCGGCCCGGCCGCCGAGCTGCGCACCGGCCTCGCCCGCGGCG from Streptomyces sp. FIT100 includes these protein-coding regions:
- the egtA gene encoding ergothioneine biosynthesis glutamate--cysteine ligase EgtA encodes the protein MAAPDYGGGEQGGSGPPLAGGPPLTEGDAEELLRCICFKTGPPRTVGVELEWLVHELHDPALPVAPERLDRAFAGLRDIPLASALTFEPGGQLELSSLPAASLMECIDSTSADLAAVRTALGASGLALAGFGHDPWHPPRRLLREPRYDAMEAFLDRTGSAGRSMMCSSASVQVCLDAGFEEPGPLGLGRRWQLAHLLGAVLVAIFANSPAGAGRLTGWRSTRQALWADLDPRRALAPAAGLPPRDAWAAHVLDTPVMCVRAEEGPWHVPDRLTFRQWLRDGTRSGAPRPPARADLEYHMTTLFPPVRPRGHLELRMIDAQSGEDGWIVPVAVTMALFDDPEAAETAYRTVKPLAELAGALPAPRNPLWHEAARHGLTDPELHMAAVTCFAVAREALPRLGASTAVQEAVAAFHERYVLLGRCPADDFSLRSKEIRS
- a CDS encoding PARG family protein codes for the protein MRGIAKQTLAIVDAGRYRAPGGHSVTIGGELSAAVEGTRMFGPGPVPVIPDTDRFSVCEVTGESSPEAARRLPARDPAAVAVLDVASALCATLLRAARVL
- a CDS encoding helix-turn-helix transcriptional regulator → MVSEERTRVLDPERDTAALKALTHPLRIRLLGLLRLEGPATASELAVRTGESSASTSYHLRVLAKYGFVAEAEHRDGRERRWRAVHELTSWSNEAMEASAVSRAFVSASRSAQLTHLEQTLARYVEDTAAGRLGPEWVEPSGITDLVLQLTPESLTELRAEIGRKAGELAARDTEDPRARQVVLLYAGLPLAARGTGTGTGTGTGTGTGTGTGTGTGTGTGTGTGTGTGTGTGTGTATGTGTGQDGAAEEGAR